A single Elusimicrobiota bacterium DNA region contains:
- a CDS encoding alpha-amylase family glycosyl hydrolase produces the protein MSLKAWQDKVIYFILIDRFCNGDATIDDFGKGEFDPDNDDCFQGGDLKGVISRLPHIKALGFDAVWLTPPVHNQWINPYIKTRGFHGYWAYDFTKIDPHFGTLEDYQQLVSEAHKLGLKVIQDIVVNHTGNYFTVDAKDYDPAHPEKNWRSLDGSYPPDLPPKAPNDPVFRLNNPNIPGQKAAAVYNFTPNITDFNSREQTLTYAMGDLDDINLNNPEVVRRFKEIYRYWIEAVGVDGFRVDTVYYTPESFYERFLHDEAPGELGVKRFAEQQGKDDFLVFGEVWSYDYKAINRYVKEGRTCRLDSAIDLPLNEALTQVFFRKLPTERLGKALRAKRHNRHLWVNFLDNHDVERICSRGSAAAVQQSLLALFTLPGIPCLTYGTEAGFTLSRQKMFDDKFYDRASPQAAFLGKLIELRKANPVFSRGDLVVERTSPGCGLFAYSMSLREETCVAVFNTAADSMFYELPGGFEAHEVLLSSEGRTAATGSLALAPESFLLIKGARKAEPDRTAPEMELKGCPTGAVKGTLDLGLCLKKPQEISEIFLLADDNYGRRIPLPAGSGTVSLDTAALDNGPHTVALLAATKAGGHILSPAVPLKVRNPYEILAKAKVPRDQKGGLHRKVHAPADPSYDGQLSLESVGAYTSGRDLQLRLRMERVTNAWNPPHGYDHVYFNVFFDFPGQPGRKFLPKLGHARDDFEFNQGFLLYGWGIRSFGAEDSTPDSFGAPLLGDVTDKVELKKRLVTFTFSNRFFDSIETFSGMKVFISTWDGYLGEPRLVADAKEDWNFFALDGQAAAGVPKIFDHVLFEL, from the coding sequence ATGAGCCTCAAAGCCTGGCAGGACAAGGTCATCTACTTCATCCTCATCGACCGCTTCTGCAACGGCGACGCCACCATCGACGATTTCGGCAAAGGCGAGTTCGACCCGGACAACGACGACTGCTTCCAGGGCGGCGACCTCAAAGGCGTCATCTCCAGGCTCCCGCACATAAAGGCCCTGGGCTTCGACGCGGTCTGGCTCACCCCTCCCGTGCACAACCAGTGGATCAACCCCTACATCAAGACCCGCGGCTTCCACGGCTACTGGGCCTACGACTTCACCAAGATCGACCCCCACTTCGGCACGCTGGAGGACTACCAGCAGCTCGTATCCGAAGCCCACAAGCTCGGCCTCAAGGTCATCCAGGACATCGTGGTCAACCACACCGGCAACTACTTCACCGTGGACGCCAAGGACTACGACCCCGCCCATCCGGAGAAGAACTGGCGCAGCCTGGACGGCTCCTACCCCCCCGACCTGCCGCCCAAGGCCCCCAACGACCCCGTCTTCCGCCTCAACAACCCGAACATCCCGGGACAGAAGGCCGCGGCCGTCTACAATTTCACGCCCAATATCACGGACTTCAACAGCCGCGAGCAGACCTTGACCTACGCCATGGGCGACCTCGACGACATCAATCTCAACAACCCCGAGGTCGTCAGGCGCTTCAAGGAGATCTACCGCTACTGGATCGAGGCCGTCGGCGTGGACGGCTTCCGCGTGGACACCGTCTACTACACCCCCGAATCCTTCTACGAGCGCTTCCTGCATGACGAGGCGCCTGGCGAGCTCGGCGTCAAGCGCTTCGCGGAGCAGCAGGGCAAGGACGACTTCCTCGTCTTCGGCGAAGTCTGGTCCTATGACTACAAGGCCATCAACCGCTACGTCAAGGAGGGGCGGACCTGCCGCCTCGACTCGGCCATAGACCTGCCTCTCAACGAAGCCCTCACCCAGGTCTTCTTCCGCAAGCTCCCCACCGAGCGCCTGGGCAAGGCCTTGCGCGCCAAGCGCCACAACCGCCACCTCTGGGTCAATTTCCTGGACAACCACGACGTGGAGCGCATCTGCAGCCGGGGCTCGGCCGCGGCGGTGCAGCAGTCTTTGCTGGCCCTCTTCACCCTGCCCGGCATCCCGTGCCTCACCTACGGCACCGAGGCCGGCTTCACGCTCTCGCGGCAGAAGATGTTCGACGACAAGTTCTACGACCGGGCCTCTCCTCAGGCCGCGTTCCTGGGCAAACTCATCGAGCTGCGCAAAGCCAATCCCGTTTTCTCGCGGGGCGACCTCGTAGTCGAGCGGACCTCGCCGGGCTGCGGGCTCTTCGCCTATTCCATGAGCCTCCGGGAGGAGACCTGTGTGGCGGTCTTCAACACGGCGGCGGACTCCATGTTCTACGAATTGCCCGGCGGCTTCGAGGCGCATGAGGTCCTGCTCTCTTCCGAGGGCCGCACCGCCGCTACGGGTTCTTTGGCCTTGGCGCCGGAGTCGTTCCTCCTCATCAAGGGGGCGCGGAAAGCCGAGCCGGACCGGACAGCGCCGGAGATGGAGCTCAAGGGCTGTCCGACCGGCGCGGTCAAAGGGACCTTGGACCTGGGCCTGTGCCTGAAAAAGCCGCAGGAGATCTCCGAGATCTTCCTTCTGGCCGACGACAACTACGGCCGCCGCATCCCGCTGCCGGCCGGTTCCGGGACCGTCTCTCTCGACACCGCGGCCTTGGACAACGGCCCGCACACGGTCGCCTTGCTGGCCGCGACCAAGGCCGGCGGGCACATCCTGTCCCCTGCCGTGCCCCTGAAGGTCCGCAATCCCTACGAGATCCTGGCCAAAGCCAAGGTTCCCAGGGACCAGAAGGGAGGGTTGCACCGCAAGGTCCACGCCCCGGCGGATCCGAGCTACGACGGCCAATTGTCTTTGGAGAGCGTCGGCGCCTACACCAGCGGCCGGGACCTCCAGCTGCGCCTGCGCATGGAGCGGGTCACCAACGCGTGGAACCCGCCGCACGGCTACGACCACGTCTATTTCAACGTGTTCTTCGATTTCCCGGGCCAGCCGGGCCGCAAGTTCCTCCCCAAGCTGGGCCATGCGCGCGACGACTTCGAGTTCAACCAGGGCTTCCTGCTCTACGGCTGGGGCATCCGCTCCTTCGGCGCCGAGGACTCCACGCCCGACTCCTTCGGCGCGCCTCTTCTGGGAGACGTGACGGACAAGGTGGAGCTCAAGAAGCGCCTCGTCACCTTCACCTTCTCCAACCGGTTCTTCGACTCGATCGAGACCTTCTCCGGGATGAAGGTCTTCATCTCCACCTGGGACGGCTACCTGGGCGAGCCCCGTCTCGTCGCGGACGCCAAGGAAGACTGGAACTTCTTCGCGCTCGACGGCCAGGCGGCCGCGGGCGTGCCCAAGATATTCGACCACGTTCTCTTCGAACTATAG
- a CDS encoding alpha-amylase family glycosyl hydrolase produces the protein MKHEALRKSLALALIAALLAAQPGFVFAGNVVSGQVSAEGGQSANSSAAVGGNSPTALPKLEVGLLAPANLSGSLSGASLTVPVVKAGLDPSVIAPQAPVEVKTVLQAPVSAPISRTAPAAAAVPSAGSGQFVANATLSGPAPAVAPLQGESLRRVSATLPVRLAAPFEKKAVDPAIGTEPEFPAEAPKSLAEASVAIDPNRAYTASPEDWRDEVMYSVFLDRFARSPQGKPMGDPKSGNTRHGGDLRGLIDKLDYIQGSGVTTIILNPVVLGIPEAYHGYAPLHLLAVDPQLGTMADFKELVAKAHQRGLRVVFDLLINHVGPVFEYKDGSQWRGLDQAPKEIGVWNHKLFPTEMTAPENFTRHGVIGNWDDHDQAINGDFPPNYRHWASEKPEVQEKLIHMAQWWLKETDIDGFRIDAIRHINPAFRVRFTKEVREYAAKLGKKNLFILGENSTGVDGDVARDLNEAGIDSAYAYPEYRRLNWALHGKAPARAIEDSLKQAMSVLGSSVSRLLRFIDLHDTYRFLRNGEPVSVLKMAMAFLLFSTGIPLIYYGTEQAFRQTTDRLDPEGPWLPADPENRPDMFADGQYKFPSSAGDKFDTHAPTYLWLKQLADLRKAHPALSRGEQYVRWSDQNGAGIYAFSRIYKGEEVLVVLNTATEARSADMYVDGSLTPAGTVLEDAVDPANKAKAYAPQEGGAKVWVQVPPHGVRVFVKSKAK, from the coding sequence ATGAAGCACGAAGCCCTGCGCAAGTCTTTGGCCCTGGCCCTGATCGCGGCCTTGCTGGCGGCCCAGCCGGGCTTCGTCTTCGCCGGCAACGTGGTCTCCGGCCAGGTCTCGGCGGAGGGCGGCCAAAGCGCGAACTCCTCGGCCGCGGTGGGCGGCAATTCCCCGACGGCGCTGCCCAAGCTCGAGGTCGGGCTCTTGGCCCCCGCCAACCTCTCCGGCTCCCTGAGCGGCGCTTCCCTCACGGTCCCGGTCGTGAAGGCCGGCCTGGATCCTTCGGTCATCGCCCCCCAGGCTCCGGTCGAGGTCAAGACCGTCCTCCAGGCGCCGGTCAGCGCCCCGATTTCGCGGACCGCTCCGGCCGCGGCCGCGGTGCCCTCCGCCGGCAGCGGACAGTTCGTCGCCAACGCCACTCTTTCCGGCCCGGCCCCGGCCGTGGCGCCCCTGCAGGGCGAGTCCCTCCGCCGCGTCTCCGCGACCCTGCCGGTGCGCCTGGCGGCCCCCTTCGAGAAGAAGGCGGTCGACCCGGCCATCGGAACCGAGCCGGAATTCCCGGCCGAGGCTCCGAAGTCCTTGGCCGAAGCCTCCGTGGCCATCGACCCCAACCGCGCCTACACCGCCTCCCCCGAGGACTGGCGCGACGAGGTCATGTACTCCGTCTTCCTGGACCGCTTCGCGCGCAGCCCCCAGGGCAAGCCCATGGGCGACCCCAAGAGCGGAAACACCCGCCACGGCGGCGACCTGCGCGGCCTCATCGACAAGCTCGATTACATCCAGGGCTCGGGCGTGACCACCATCATCCTCAACCCGGTGGTCCTGGGAATCCCCGAGGCTTACCACGGCTACGCGCCCCTGCACCTTCTGGCCGTGGACCCCCAACTGGGCACCATGGCGGATTTCAAGGAGCTGGTGGCCAAGGCGCACCAGCGCGGCCTGCGCGTGGTCTTCGACCTGCTCATCAACCACGTGGGCCCGGTCTTCGAGTACAAGGACGGCTCGCAGTGGCGCGGCCTGGACCAGGCGCCCAAGGAGATCGGGGTCTGGAACCACAAGCTCTTCCCGACCGAGATGACCGCGCCCGAGAATTTCACCCGGCACGGGGTCATCGGGAACTGGGACGATCACGACCAGGCCATCAACGGCGATTTCCCCCCCAACTACAGGCACTGGGCCTCCGAGAAGCCCGAGGTCCAGGAGAAGCTCATCCACATGGCGCAGTGGTGGCTCAAGGAGACCGACATAGACGGCTTCCGCATCGACGCCATCCGCCACATCAACCCGGCTTTCCGCGTGCGCTTCACCAAGGAGGTCCGCGAGTACGCGGCCAAGCTCGGCAAGAAGAACCTCTTCATCCTGGGCGAGAACTCCACGGGCGTGGACGGGGACGTGGCCCGGGACCTCAACGAGGCGGGAATCGACAGCGCCTACGCCTATCCCGAGTACCGCCGCCTCAACTGGGCCTTGCACGGCAAGGCCCCGGCGCGGGCCATCGAAGACAGCCTCAAGCAGGCGATGTCGGTGCTGGGCTCCTCGGTGAGCCGCCTGCTGCGCTTCATCGACCTGCACGACACCTACCGCTTCCTAAGAAACGGCGAGCCGGTGAGCGTCCTCAAGATGGCCATGGCTTTCCTGCTCTTCAGCACGGGCATCCCGCTGATCTACTACGGCACGGAGCAGGCGTTCCGGCAGACCACGGACCGGCTCGACCCCGAGGGCCCGTGGCTCCCCGCGGACCCGGAGAACCGGCCGGACATGTTCGCCGATGGGCAGTACAAGTTCCCCAGCTCCGCGGGCGACAAGTTCGACACCCACGCTCCCACCTATCTCTGGCTCAAGCAGCTGGCCGACCTGCGCAAGGCGCACCCGGCCCTGTCGCGCGGCGAGCAGTACGTGCGCTGGTCGGACCAGAACGGCGCGGGCATCTACGCTTTCAGCCGCATCTACAAGGGCGAAGAAGTCTTAGTCGTGCTCAACACCGCCACCGAGGCCCGGTCCGCGGACATGTACGTGGACGGCAGCCTGACCCCGGCGGGCACGGTGCTCGAAGACGCCGTGGACCCGGCCAACAAGGCCAAGGCCTACGCCCCGCAGGAAGGCGGCGCCAAGGTCTGGGTGCAGGTCCCGCCCCACGGCGTGAGAGTCTTTGTCAAATCCAAGGCCAAATAG
- a CDS encoding phosphate acyltransferase: protein MKFKDFDELVRMVKGKSNRIVSPGANNAEVIEAIKIADGYGLISGGVLIGDKAQIESLAAGAKLDLKKFELVDCQDKAEMCKLAVAFIKQGKGDFLVKGGVDTALYAKAILDKEAKLVPEGGTLSHVVLFQTSHYHKLFLVTDAALLISPTLEQKKKIIENAVGLMRVLGVDRPKVSVVCPVEKVNPKVPSTVDADELSKMSRDGRIQNCVVEGPYDIYISVDRKLADEKGVKGGEVPGQVDVMLLPDLDAANPVYKCITYFAEGMKSAALVVGATVPVILPSRTDPPLTKALSIALASFMKDQKKVAA, encoded by the coding sequence ATGAAATTCAAGGATTTCGACGAGCTCGTCAGGATGGTGAAAGGCAAATCCAACCGCATCGTCTCCCCCGGCGCCAACAACGCGGAGGTCATCGAGGCCATCAAGATCGCGGACGGCTACGGCCTCATCTCCGGCGGCGTGCTCATCGGCGACAAGGCCCAGATCGAGTCTTTGGCCGCCGGGGCCAAGCTGGATCTCAAGAAGTTCGAGCTGGTGGACTGCCAGGACAAGGCCGAGATGTGCAAGCTGGCCGTGGCCTTCATCAAGCAGGGCAAGGGCGATTTCCTGGTCAAGGGCGGCGTGGACACCGCGCTCTACGCCAAGGCCATCTTGGACAAAGAGGCCAAGCTGGTGCCCGAGGGTGGGACTTTGAGCCACGTCGTGCTCTTCCAGACCTCCCACTATCACAAGCTCTTCCTCGTTACCGATGCGGCTCTGCTCATCTCCCCGACCTTGGAGCAGAAGAAGAAGATCATCGAGAACGCGGTCGGCCTCATGCGCGTCTTGGGCGTGGACCGGCCCAAGGTCTCCGTGGTGTGTCCGGTCGAGAAGGTCAATCCTAAGGTGCCCAGCACCGTGGACGCAGACGAGCTCTCCAAGATGAGCCGCGACGGGCGCATCCAGAACTGCGTAGTGGAGGGGCCCTACGACATCTACATCTCGGTTGACCGCAAGCTGGCCGACGAGAAGGGCGTCAAGGGCGGCGAGGTTCCGGGCCAAGTGGACGTCATGCTCCTGCCGGACCTCGACGCGGCCAACCCGGTCTACAAGTGCATTACCTATTTTGCCGAAGGCATGAAATCGGCCGCGCTGGTCGTCGGGGCTACGGTGCCGGTGATCTTGCCCTCGCGCACGGACCCGCCGCTCACTAAGGCGCTCTCGATCGCGCTGGCTTCCTTCATGAAGGACCAGAAGAAGGTCGCGGCCTAG
- a CDS encoding phosphotransferase, translating to MEEALKQLFEKKYGRPPESSAPLKGDGSSRRLYRIQGGDRGVIGAVNSDRLENQAFLAFSRHFRSAGLPVPEIYAEELEKGIYLEEDLGDTNLFQYLSANRVQAVLAPGVLAVYRKVVKALPSIQISAGKTLDYKDCYPRKSFDKQSMMWDLNHFKYYFLQLADVPFHEQALENDFKRFTELLLEADRDYFLYRDFQSRNIMVRESSPWFIDYQGGRKGALQYDIASLLFDAKADLPFALREELLELYLDSACELAPIDRAKFLKLYPAFVYIRIMQAMGAYGLRGFYERKTHFLQSIPYAIRNLEYLLRSTELPVKLPALMGVFRSMVGSSTLRQYGSASLRLIVRIQSFSYRGGVPTDEKGHGGGFVFDCRALPNPGKHSQYAKLNGRDAEVIAFLEKETEVGRFLEHACALIGQSVENYRSRNFTDLMVAFGCTGGQHRSVYCAEALARHLREKYDAQVELRHRELEKEETSVPVT from the coding sequence ATGGAAGAGGCACTCAAGCAGCTGTTCGAGAAGAAGTACGGCCGGCCGCCCGAGTCCTCCGCCCCGCTCAAGGGCGACGGCTCCAGCCGCAGGCTCTACCGAATCCAAGGCGGAGACCGCGGCGTCATCGGCGCGGTCAACTCCGACCGCCTGGAGAACCAGGCCTTCCTCGCCTTCTCCCGGCACTTCCGCTCAGCCGGCCTGCCGGTCCCGGAGATATACGCCGAGGAACTCGAGAAGGGCATCTACCTCGAAGAGGACCTGGGCGACACCAACCTCTTCCAATACCTGAGCGCCAACCGAGTCCAGGCCGTCCTCGCCCCTGGCGTGCTCGCGGTCTATCGCAAGGTCGTCAAGGCTCTGCCCAGCATCCAGATCTCGGCCGGAAAGACCCTCGACTACAAGGACTGCTACCCGCGCAAGAGCTTCGACAAGCAGTCCATGATGTGGGACCTCAACCACTTCAAGTACTACTTCCTCCAACTGGCCGACGTCCCCTTCCACGAGCAGGCCCTGGAGAACGATTTCAAGCGCTTCACCGAGCTCCTGCTCGAAGCGGACCGGGACTACTTCCTCTACCGCGACTTCCAGTCGCGCAACATCATGGTGAGGGAGAGTTCTCCCTGGTTCATCGACTACCAGGGCGGCCGCAAGGGCGCCCTGCAGTACGACATCGCGTCCTTGCTCTTCGACGCCAAGGCCGACCTTCCCTTCGCCCTGCGCGAGGAGCTCCTGGAGCTCTACCTGGACAGCGCCTGCGAGCTGGCGCCCATCGACCGGGCCAAATTCCTCAAGCTTTATCCCGCCTTCGTCTACATCCGCATCATGCAGGCCATGGGCGCCTACGGCCTGCGCGGCTTCTACGAGCGCAAGACTCATTTCCTGCAGAGCATCCCCTACGCCATCCGCAACCTGGAGTACCTCCTGCGCTCCACGGAGCTTCCGGTCAAGCTGCCCGCGCTCATGGGCGTCTTCCGCAGCATGGTGGGTTCCTCCACCCTGCGCCAGTACGGCAGCGCATCCCTGCGCCTCATCGTGCGCATCCAGAGCTTCTCCTACCGCGGGGGCGTGCCTACCGACGAAAAAGGCCACGGCGGAGGCTTCGTATTCGACTGCCGGGCCCTGCCCAACCCCGGCAAGCACAGCCAGTACGCCAAGCTCAACGGCAGGGACGCCGAGGTCATCGCTTTCCTGGAGAAGGAGACCGAGGTGGGGCGCTTCCTGGAGCACGCCTGCGCCCTCATCGGGCAGTCCGTGGAGAACTACCGCAGCCGCAATTTCACGGACCTCATGGTCGCATTCGGCTGCACCGGCGGCCAGCACCGTTCGGTCTACTGTGCCGAGGCTTTGGCCCGCCATCTGCGCGAGAAGTACGACGCCCAGGTCGAACTGCGGCACCGGGAGCTGGAGAAGGAAGAGACCTCGGTCCCGGTCACGTGA
- a CDS encoding pyrimidine dimer DNA glycosylase/endonuclease V gives MRIWDIPPRLLCRGHLLGEHRELHAIWSVITRNKKGYSRHPETLRWQGRLKALFARHTMEVAEMLRRGYRHHSPLPRHLAKGLGRQGRFVDSPRTQRELLRRKGCDCRV, from the coding sequence ATGCGCATCTGGGACATCCCGCCGCGGCTCCTGTGCCGGGGCCACCTCCTGGGCGAGCATCGGGAACTGCATGCGATCTGGAGCGTCATCACCCGGAACAAGAAAGGCTACTCCCGCCACCCCGAGACATTGCGCTGGCAGGGCCGGCTCAAGGCCCTGTTTGCGCGGCACACAATGGAGGTCGCGGAAATGTTGCGCCGGGGCTATAGACATCATAGCCCCCTGCCCCGGCACCTAGCCAAAGGGCTAGGCCGCCAGGGCCGCTTCGTGGACTCCCCGCGCACGCAGAGAGAACTCCTGCGGCGGAAGGGCTGCGACTGCCGGGTATGA
- the dinB gene encoding DNA polymerase IV, whose translation MPDSQSTERLVMHVDMDCFFAAVEERADPSLKGKPVIVGADPKGGQGRGIVATCNYEARRYGLHSAMPISTAYRRCPNGVYLRPRFSLYSEASRKVMDILRRSADVLEPAGIDEAYLDVSSRGSFKAAGELGREIQERIRAEAGLSASVGAGPNKLIAKIASDHRKPGGLTVVIPRRVAEFLGPKGVGALRGVGPKTKEHLEGLGLRTIAQLLGAPESRLIQEFGKFGGFLWREARGLDDRPVDPDWVQKSIGREHTFETDTADLERVHARLRDCVREVHQEMIADGHWCLTLCVKVRFEGYETHSRQTTLKLSTGSLAQLDSGALALLEPFQRQGKRFRLIGFSVSNLVPPEDLLPLT comes from the coding sequence GTGCCCGACTCCCAGTCCACCGAACGGCTCGTCATGCACGTGGACATGGACTGCTTCTTCGCCGCGGTGGAGGAGCGCGCCGACCCCAGCCTCAAGGGCAAGCCGGTGATCGTGGGCGCCGATCCCAAGGGCGGGCAGGGCCGGGGGATCGTGGCCACCTGCAACTACGAAGCCCGGCGCTACGGCCTGCACAGCGCCATGCCTATCTCCACAGCTTATCGCAGATGCCCCAACGGGGTCTACCTGCGGCCGCGCTTCTCCCTCTACAGCGAGGCCAGCCGAAAGGTGATGGACATCCTCCGCCGCAGCGCCGACGTGCTGGAGCCCGCTGGCATAGACGAGGCCTACCTCGACGTCTCCAGTCGGGGCAGCTTCAAGGCCGCCGGGGAGCTGGGACGGGAGATCCAGGAGCGGATACGCGCCGAAGCCGGGCTCTCCGCCTCGGTCGGCGCGGGCCCCAACAAGCTCATCGCCAAGATCGCCAGCGACCACCGCAAGCCGGGGGGCTTGACCGTGGTCATCCCGCGGCGCGTGGCCGAGTTCCTGGGGCCCAAGGGCGTAGGCGCTCTGCGGGGCGTGGGCCCCAAGACCAAGGAGCATCTCGAAGGCCTGGGCTTGCGGACCATCGCCCAGCTCCTGGGCGCCCCTGAGTCGAGGCTCATCCAGGAGTTCGGCAAGTTCGGCGGCTTCTTGTGGCGCGAGGCCCGGGGCCTCGACGACCGTCCCGTAGACCCGGACTGGGTGCAGAAATCAATCGGGCGGGAGCACACCTTCGAGACCGACACCGCGGACCTCGAGCGGGTCCACGCGCGCCTGCGTGACTGCGTGCGCGAGGTTCACCAGGAGATGATCGCGGACGGCCACTGGTGCCTGACCTTGTGCGTCAAGGTGCGCTTCGAGGGCTATGAGACTCATTCCCGGCAGACGACCTTGAAGCTTTCCACGGGAAGCCTGGCTCAGCTGGACAGCGGGGCTTTGGCCTTGCTCGAACCCTTCCAAAGGCAGGGCAAGCGCTTCCGCCTCATCGGTTTCTCCGTCTCGAACCTGGTCCCGCCCGAGGACCTGCTGCCTCTGACCTAA
- a CDS encoding L,D-transpeptidase, producing MMDWGRLTVIALTCWVLAFGAESLRLARAVVSLYRANDRLGAVARTLDQRAREISDLSAQIQADSQESEFLNKLPNFLPQDRGFLRTQHVIAGEVSVLRRQVGQRVRGSLHVVVDAKVNKLYLKKGLKLLWQADCSVGRGGTLVDAKTGRRWEFVTPRGEFRVIGKAESPEWTKPDWAYVEARSPIPPPEDPSRKVPGELGAYVLNLGDGYLIHGTLHEELLGRPASHGCVRLAAADLKKLYETVPVGTKVYIY from the coding sequence ATGATGGACTGGGGCCGGCTCACCGTCATCGCCCTGACCTGCTGGGTGCTGGCCTTCGGCGCCGAGTCTCTGCGCCTGGCGCGCGCCGTGGTCAGCCTGTACCGCGCCAACGACCGCCTGGGGGCCGTGGCCCGGACACTCGACCAGCGCGCCCGGGAGATCTCGGACCTCAGCGCCCAGATCCAGGCCGACTCCCAGGAGAGCGAGTTCCTCAACAAGCTCCCGAACTTCCTGCCCCAGGACCGGGGGTTCCTGCGCACCCAGCACGTCATCGCGGGCGAGGTCTCGGTCCTGCGCCGCCAGGTGGGCCAGCGCGTGCGCGGCAGCCTCCATGTCGTAGTCGACGCCAAGGTCAACAAGCTCTACCTCAAGAAAGGCTTGAAGCTGCTCTGGCAGGCCGACTGCTCCGTAGGTCGCGGCGGCACGCTGGTCGACGCCAAGACCGGCCGCCGCTGGGAGTTCGTGACCCCGCGCGGGGAGTTCCGCGTGATCGGCAAGGCGGAGAGCCCGGAGTGGACAAAGCCCGACTGGGCCTACGTGGAAGCCCGGTCGCCCATCCCCCCGCCGGAGGACCCGAGCCGGAAGGTGCCGGGCGAGCTCGGCGCCTATGTCCTCAACCTGGGCGACGGCTACCTCATCCACGGGACCCTGCACGAGGAGCTCCTGGGCCGTCCGGCCTCCCATGGCTGCGTGCGCCTGGCCGCGGCCGACCTCAAGAAGCTCTACGAGACGGTGCCGGTCGGCACCAAGGTCTATATCTACTGA